The segment CGATATGCGATCCCCTTTACATCAGAAGGACTATTTCCGCTGAGAAGTGTCCTTACAAGTTCCGGAAGCGTTTCCTCTCCTTCACCGATAACAACATAATCGAAATGCTCAAGGGTATCCTCCACAGAACCAGATGGATGAGGACCTCCTGCAATGTAAATGGAATCGGTGGAAGAATCGTCGACCTCTGCAAAGATATCTTCTTTCTGTTTTGTGGCAAAGCTGTATATCATGATGCCATCATGAGGTTGTTTCACAACCATGTTCCCTGGAACAAGAGGTAAAAGTGATGCAAGGCTGTAAGTGTTCTTCTGCATCCACCTAAAACAAATATCCATACATCTCACCTCAATTCATAACTAGAGTTAACGGCACCAATGTGAAACACAGGATCCCCAGTATAAAAGTGAGAACTCCAAGTGCCATCCTTTTGTTGTCAAGTATTATTTCATCATTTAAGGGTTTTGGATGACCAGCCATTGCAAAGAGCAGAAGGAAGAATGACCAGAACAACCAGATACCTCCATTTTGCTCAAGAACGAAGATCACATACAATGCAAGAGCGCCCAATACCATCGGCATCATGAGAGATACTTTCCTGGCACGCTCACCCAGCATGGCGCGCATGATATGACCACCATCAAGCTGTCCTGATGGTAACAGGTTAAGCACAGTTACCAGCATACCCACCCATCCTGCAAATGCAACCGGATGCATCATTTCTGAAGTACTGCCCATGACCCGGGTTATCGCATCAAAAAGTATCGGAGTCTGAATATCGATCATGATCATCCCGGGATCAGAAGGAAACTCCACCGGCGGCAGTGAAAGACCTATGAAGGTCACGATCACAGATGCCACAATACCTACAAGCGGACCTGCAACTGCTACATCGAACAATGCTCTGCGGTTAGGGATGATACCTCTGTGCTTTATAACGGCACCCATGGTTCCGATAAAAGTGGGAAAAGGAATGAAATACGGAAGTGAGGTTCGCATACCATGCATCTTTGCAGCCATGTAGTGCCCCATCTCATGAGACCCCAACACGAACATTATTGCGAGGGTAAAAGGCAGGCCTTTTATGAAACCTGAAGGTTCGCTGAATATATCCACACCGAACATTGCTGCACCGGCGAACATGGTTGTAAATACAGTAGCTATTGCCAGCACCACATTGACCCAGATACGTTCGGGAACTTCATGAATAGGAGATGCGATCAGCACATCCTCACCAAGCTCGGACACCAGAGCAAAGCGATATCCTTTTGCTCCAAACTTGCCCCATAAGCTATGGGTAATGGTTTGCTTATCCGTGGTTGGAACGCCATAGAAGTATATGTCCCCATCAACATATCCAACTTCATATACCTTAAAAAAAGGATGGACATCACCATAGAGGTTCATGACCAAAGCTTCTATTTGCTGATCGTCCAGATGTCCGGAATTAGAGTCTTTCTTTGCCATTATGTCACACTAATGATCTCATTTTTCAGGGATCTCGATATATCCGTTGCTGCTGTCGACCTTTACATGATCGCCATCAGAAAGAACCTCGTAAGGGTCCTCTTCAAGTCTGTCAACCAGAGGGATATCCGAAATAATGGCACCAACTGCCACTATGGGCTCGGAATCGATGTTGATCATGCCTGCCGGAGCAACATTGTTCTTTTTCAGCTGGTAAATAACATAGGAACCAACAGTAGAGCCTTTCCCATGAGGGAACACCAGGATCTTATCCTTGATGCACTGCCCGTAAATGGCATGAGAAGGGTCAACAACCACGCCGGTCTTTGGATCCACATTGCCTAAAAATGAGAGTGCATCGGTCGATAGGAGGACTTCACCTTCTGCAACACCCCTTGCGATAGTACGACATTTGATCTTAATTGTCACCACCTACCTTTTTGATACATTCTTCAAGACTGCCGATCTTTGCGGCAACCTTGCACATTCCAGGAACATATGCAAGTGCTTTTCCTGAGTTCACCATCATACAATTATGACCTTCCGTAGCAGGAGACACGACCATACATGTGTCGCAGAGCACTTTTGCCCCACTCTGCTCGATCTGCTTAACAAGTTCAGCGTTCTTCTCGGCAACTTCCCTTGAAGTACATACCCACAGTTCCTTGTCAATTCCTTTTCCTTCCAGAAGCCGGGCAATATTCTCCAGCTCATCTGCTGAACAATGCGGGCAGCCAACTGCCGCAATATCGCACTCCAGATCATCAGTACCTCCGATGACTTCTTCGTAGACCTCATCTATCTGGCTGCGTTCGATAATGATCCTATCTTCGGGGTTTGCAAAACTTACCTTTTGTGCTTCAGGAGTTATGTCCTCAACGTGATACAATGCGACTGCCCCTGATGCTGCCATTGCTGCACCCAGTGCTTTAAGGTTGTCAGATGTAGGGGTTGAGGCCATGTAGAAAATAGGAACCCTGTTACCCACATATTTTCCTGCAAGATATCCCAGTGCACCGTAATCAGAACCTGATAGTTCACATTCCACGGTCACGGAAACTGTAGGAACACGATTCTCATCAAGATGATATCCATAGTTCGCAGTCTTGCCCACAAGTGCCGCTGAAAGTGCGGAAGGACCGCCTTCACGGTTTGTGCGTGCTCCTATCACTGAATTTGCATAGGAAACAGCAGATGATTCACTCCATGCCAAATGGTCACCATAAGTAGCTGAAAAGCCCTCAAGATAATATGGAGTGCATGTGCACATAGAACGGATACCAAGGCTCTCGTATGCCTTGATGACCTCTACCTGCTTCTCGGCAAAATCCGGCTCGATGCCCATATCCTTCCAGCGCTGCATGTCCATGCCCGCCGGATTCAGGATGGAAGGTACTTTCACCTTGCCATTGAGGTCAGAGATCCATTCAAGTCCTGCATCCCCTATGGTCTTGTAGGAAACTCCTGCTATCTGTGCGCTCTTGACAGGGATCAAAGTGTCCGCACCATAGATGTCACCAAGTGCGACGAGGATCTCCATTGCTTTCTGCAGGGTTTCCCCGTCCTCGCCGTTCAGGGTCCTCTCTTCTTCTTTTGTAAGATGCATGTTATTTTCCGCTTAGTTTAAGATTTATTCAGGCATCTTGGCACGTTCAAAGTTCTCTTTTTCTGCAAGCACTTTAGTGGCATCGATACCGACCTTGGTGGTCGTACCGTCAGGTGCACCTCTCGGGTCAAGTGAACTGCCGCGAACGTTCGGGATGATCATCATATCAGAATCCCCTTTCACGCGTGTCGCAATGGCAAATTCCACATCCTGCATATCGAAGATGTCAATATCCTCGTCCACAATTACAACATGCTTGAGACTTGTGTGCGCTGCAAATGCCGCCATAATAGCATTTTTGGCATCACCTTCGGTCTGCTTCTCGATCTGCACAACAGCATGCAGGTAGCAGCAGCCACCTTCGGTGAGCACGACGTTCTTTACAGTAGTTACTTCTGAAACAGCATTGTAGATCTTTGGCTCGTAAGGCACGCCCATCATGAGAAGGTGTTCCGGCCCTGCAGGCAGGATGCCGTGATAGATAGGGTCACGCCTGTGCATGATCTTTGTGATGTGGATCACCGGCTCCTTGCGCACAAGGTCGTATGTTCCTGTAATGTCCACGAAAGGACCTTCATCCACTCTTTCCACAGGATCGACGTAGCCTTCGAGTATTATCTCTGCATGTGGCACTTTGACGCCGTTCTCACATTCGAACAGTTCCACAGGAGCACCGCGAAGAGCTGCTGCATATTCGAATTCCTTTCCGGCAGGCACACGGGTGGTGGACGCAAAAGTAATGACAGGATCTGCACCAAGTACTATTGCCACTGGCAGCGGTTCGTTGTTCTCGCATGCCTTCTTGTGCAGGACAAAGCTATGACGCGGAGGAACAAGGCGTGCAGCCAGTTTGTCCTTTCCAACGACCATGAGCCTGTGGATAGATGCATTCATCATCCCGTCGTACTCAGAAACAACAACACCTGCAGTGATGTAAGGTCCGCCGTCCTTTTCAAAATGTGTCATAAGAGGCAGTTTTGTAAGGTCAACCTCATCAGTTATGACCTCCTGTGTCGGGGATGAGTCGACGATCTTAACTTCCCCATCCGGACGAACTTCAGAAAGCCTCTGGATGATACCATCCTTTGGCACACCGAACATGTCAGCAAGCTCGTCCCTTGAACCAAGAAGGTTCATGATCGATTTCTGCCCGTCAATGTCATGAAAAAGTATCGGCCCATTGCTCTTCTTTGCAAGTCTTGGTGCTTCGAAGACCTTCGAAACAGGATCTGTGACCTCAACAAGCCTGTCGCTTGCCCTTAGATGATCGATAAAATCTCTGAAACTCATTGTATCGATATAGTAAAAAGGGTCTCTCGATAAATACATTGTCGTCTTTTTTACGCCCAGGTCTTTATAAGTGCATAAAAAAGAGAATTGCCTTCAAGAAAGGAGTTGCTCCCATCGGTGATGAAAATGGGTTTGGAAATCAGAACTAAAGGAAGTCTGATGGGAGCGGTTGGAAGACAACACATAGAACTACACATAGAAATGCATTATAGTATAAATATTAATGTTTTTGAGTAACTTGTGTTAGTTAAATAGATAATTTGTTATTTGTAGAGCCATAGACCTTCGAACAGAATCACCATCTTCAACCTATTAATTAGTGACAGATATTTTTTGATTTGAAAAATATGTAAAACTTATAAAATTTGTAATTTAAAAAGGAAGTGCTCCCATCGATGAGGAATTGATCAGAAATCAATGAAACTAAGTCTGATGGGAGCGGTTGTAACGAAGAACATAGAGAGATTCATAGCATAAATACTAATGGGTTTGAGTAAGAGCTATTATTTAAAGGGATAAACCAATCTCCAAAGAATAGAGGACATCCTATCAATCCAGGTCAAGAGATTCATTGATCCTATGTAACGCTTCTGCCACCAGCATTTGCACATCGGTCATATGCTCATCGGACACTTCCCCATTCTCGGTCTCGATCAGTTTTTGGAGATCTGCCACGATCTTATGGATGATCAGGATCATTTCCTCTTTGCTGATAAGTCCGGCATAATAGGCATAGAAGAAAGTTGTTCCACTGCGCTGGACCTTATGCTTGAAAGCAGCATGGGCATTAGAGACTTCCTGTCTAGTGTACGGTTCATCTACGAATGGGACCAGATCCGGCAGGTTCTGACCGATCCAGGTCATTTCGGAACGGTTTGAGAGATTCTTGAAGTCTGCGCATAAACGGGCAATGATCCATTCACGTGCAGTAAGATGAGTTGTCTGTTTCAGGAAGCGTGTCACATCCGAGTAACTCTTGTTTTCCAGTTTTGTGAATTTCTCATATTTGTTCATTTCATTCCCTCAATGACCAATGACATAAATGTATTGCAACCAGATAAATACTTTCTTATGGTGGTTTATCTTTAGCACAAAAATGGAGGATAAATGGCTGCATGTGAAATAATTTGCAATGTTTGCAGTATTTTATTTGAATACAATTGCTTAAGACCGATACAAGATTCTTAAAAAAGCAAGCCTGCTTTTGCTAGAGGACATATTTGCCTCATGAGATGTATTGATGTAGTTTTTATTTACTTACGCCTTTATGCGTTTATATTCTGTAGTCCTGAAAGATATTTTCAGACGGAAGAACAAACTTGCAATAGCCATACTGGGTGTGATCGTTGCCACATCTGCTATTGTAGCTGTTGTTACGACATTTTCCGCTGCAACTGACAGTCTTTATGAGGAATCAGCCAACTTTGGTGCAAATATTATAGTAAGACCTCAAACCGAATCAATTCCCCTGATAGCCGGATCAACATCCATGGGATCGATATCAACTGGTGAAAATTATATTGAACAATCCGAGATTACCAGAATATACGATATTGAGAACAATGCCAATCTTGCCGTAGTGGCACCGCGACTTTATGGTGTTGCAGAATCAGGAGAGGGAAATATCATTGTGATGGGAGTGGATCTGGAGCAAGAGAAGATACTCAAATCATGGTGGAACATAAACGGGGAATGGCTTTCTGACCCCGAAGGTATGCAAGTTCTACTGGGAAAGGATATCGCAACTCCGCTTGGACTTACTACCGGATCGACACTCGTACTTGAAAAAAATGGCATCATTATGGACCTTGAAGTAAAAGGCATTATTGAGAGTACAGGCGGGGAAGAAGATGGCTACATTGTAATGCCACTTTTGCTTTCGCAAAAACTTTTTGACAAGGAAGGCAAAGTCAGCAGTATCGAGATCCGTGCCCTATGTAATGACTGCCCTGTTTCAGAAATGAGCCGTCAGATAGAAGAAATACTGCCGGGCGTGGAGGCAAGGGCGATGAGCCAGATCGTGCAAAGCGAGATGGCTATGATCGAACATACCCGGACTTCCGCAATGGCTGTTTCATTTATAACACTGCTTGTAAGCACACTTACTGTCGCTTCGACCATGCTTGCATCCGTAAACGAGAAGATCAGGGAGATAGGGATCATGCGTGCCATTGGGGCAAATGACCGCCAGGTCATAACAATGCTTTTCATTGAAGGAGCAGTGATCGGGATGATCGGGGGCGGTATTGGTTTTAGTTCCGGAACTCTGCTATCCTACTCAATTGCTCCGTTATTGAATTTTGCGGAACCATCCCCTATGTGGGTGCTGCTTCCCCTGGTTACAGGAATATCTGTAGCGGTAGGACTTGTTGCATCCATCCTACCTGCAAAACGTGCACTGAAAATAGATCCTGCAGAGGTGTTGAGAAGTGTCTGACGGAAGTATTCAGGTAAAGGGGCTCAAAAAGAGCTATAGGATCGGTTCCAGTGATGTCGAAGTATTGCACAATATTGACATGGACATCAAGAGTGGAGAATTTGTGTCTGTAATGGGACAGTCCGGATCAGGAAAAACCACACTTATGAACCTGATAGGCATGCTTGACAGGCCTACCGGTGGCAGCATACTGATCGATGGAGTGGATGTTACCCGCAAATCTCAGAAAGAACTGGTAGATCACAGGCGAAAGACGGTTGGTTTTGTTTTTCAGCAATTCCACCTGATCCAGTCCCTCACAGCATACGAGAACGTTGCATTGCCTCTTGTTTTTGCAGGAGAGAAGGAACAAAACAGGATCAAAGAGGCTCTTGAGAGAGTGAACCTTTCTCACAGGCATGACCATAAGCCATCCGAGCTTAGCGGCGGAGAACAACAAAGAGTTGCAATCGCCAGGGCACTGGTAATGGGACCCAAGATACTCCTTGCGGATGAACCTACGGGGGCACTGGATAAAGAAACAGGAGAGATGATCATTTCGCTTCTAAGGTCCCTGAGAAGTGAAATGACAGTTGTTATGATAACACATAATCACGATCTTGCTGCAATGTCAGACAGGATCATCAACTTACAGGACGGAAAAATAAAGGAGTGATCTGAATGAATTCTAAATTAGCAGGATTTATAATATTAGTTACAGTTGCAGTTGTATTTGGCGCCGGGTGTCTTGATAATGATGCACAGACAACAGCATCGGCCATTCCCGTTACTGCGACATGGATAGAACCACAGGTGATCGACAATACGGTTACGATCCCTGTTCAGACCATCAACAAGAGCATAAATACGCATTTCAAAGTGACAACACCAGCCGGAGAGATAGCAGTAATGGCATACATGCTTGGAGACGATATCATTGTCCGATCTAATGTTTGCCCTCCCTGCGGATCAATTGGTTTTAGCCTTGACAGGGACATTCTTGTTTGTGATGCCTGCCGGACGACCTTTGATGCGGAAACAGGGCAAGGGATACAGGGAGCTTGTGTCGATTATCCAAAAGAGAGCATACCTTACACAGTTTCAGGTGGAAATGTCGTTATGGAAATGGATGATATTGTAATCGCTCACACAAATACGGTACAGAGAGGATGAAACATTCATTCTCTTTACACTTTTTTGATTGATTTTGATTCGGATAGAATTGCCCTTTAACGGAACCCCGGGAACAAAATAGCATGGAACAAAATCCAATAACTTAAATACGTTTAATGCTAACCCAAAATTGTATGAAACTATTACTACCCACGGACGGTTCCACATACTCAAGGAACGCAGCAAAAGTTGCGGGCAGGATCGCAACGAAACATAATGCAGAGATAGTAATAGTCCATGTGGTAGAAGATAAAGGGCTTGGAAGGAAGACCTGGCGTGAAACCGGTGCAGAACAGGTGATCAGTTCCATAAAAGAGGAGCTGGTCTCGATGGGATGTGAAGCATCAAAGCTCCATGCAGAGATCGTGGATGGGAATGCACCGGAAAAGATCGTGAAAACTGCCCGTCTGCATAGCGTTGACAGGATAATCATCGGGACACGGGGGCAGACCGGCATCAAGAAGATAATGGGATCTGTCACACAGAAAGTTCTTCAGATGTCCGATATCCTTGTTCTTGTAGTACCACCTGATTACAAGATGTAAAGTTCTAAAACAGGAGTTATTGTGAAATAACCCTAATTTAAAACAATTATTTAAACCAGTTTTTAAAGATCAGAACTTTAACTAACTTTTATGGCATCACGTACTTACCTATCACTTTTTTACCGGCAAGAACATCATCCAGAGAAAATACTTCCAGATTGAATATTCCATTATAATTTTTGAGACCTTCGAGGACAGAATAATCAATATTGCCACTTCCAGGTGCCATATGTTCATCGCCATCATAATTGGAGGTCCAGAAACCGTAGTTATCGTGTAAGTGTACATGTACCACGTGTTCCGAGATGGTCTTCACAAAATCAGCCAGTTTTTCAGGATCACCGCCGCAGGTCAGATTTGCGTGCCCTACGTCAAATGTCACACCGAGGTTTGGAGAATCCACCGCATCTACCACCTTTAACAGTTCTTCTGCCTCACAACAAAGGTTCCCGGGATCGGTCGCTTCCTTGTTCTCAAGTCCGAGCATTACGTTGTTCTCTGATGCAAATGCGGAAAGCTGCCTGAGATTGGAGATCATCCTGCCCAGTGATATTCCCCTGTCATCACCGACCCTTCCGGGATGAAGTACCACAGCTTTTGTGCCAAGCATTCCTGCAATTCCTATACATTCCTCCATCAAAGAGAAGTGTGCTTTTTCCATTGAAGCAGTATCCACAACAAGTTCCTTAGGATAAGTGGGGACATCCGCAAAGTAGTGCGCATGCATGGAGGTCTGCAGGTCACATGTTGAAAGCTCATCCAGAACCTTGTCCAGTCTGTCCTTTTGGAGTGCAGAGCCTTCATAGACACCAAGTTTTGGCATATAAAGCTCAACTGACTGTACATGATCATCCAGTTCCCTTAGCTCACCTGCAAAAGAAGATGCACCTATCATCATATTAACTAGGACTAAAATAGATTTTAATAACTATTTTGGTCCGGGACGAACAAACCAAAATCCTTATCTAAAGTCACCCGATAAGAAAGTTCCAATGAAGCTGTATGTACCACACATCGGTCATTTTGAAGGACTTGAGGAGCTTTTAGCGGGTTCTGATAACATATACGCAGTATACATGGCTGGATCCCCCGAATATGTCGGGACCGGCAGGACGAACCTTAGTGCCCCGAAACTCGACGAGATAGCGCAGCAGACCGAGTACGCACATTCAAAAGGCGTCAAAATGGAGATCGTGCTGAACAGTTCCTGTATGGGCGGACAGCACCTTACCCCTGAAGGTTACCGCGCCATAGACTGGTATTTTGATAAGTTGAACAGCATCGGGATCGACTCCATAACCGTTGCCGACCCATACCTTGTGGAAATGCTGGCAAAGGATTATGACATGGATGTAGTGGTCTCAGTACTTTCATTCGTGGACACGCCGCAAAAGGCAGAGTTCTATGAGCAGTTGGGAGCCACGACCATTGTAGTGGACCCTGCGGTGAACAGGCATTTCGACAAGCTGGAAGCTATAAAGGATACAGTCTCGTGCAAGCTTAAGCTGCTCGTCAACGAAGCATGCCTTTACCAGTGCCCTTTCAGGTACGCTCACTTCAATTTCTTTTCACATGCCAACGGACCCGGACCTAAGCCGAACGTCCTTGACGATTATTATTACTACAAGTGCCTTTCCCTGAGAATAAAGGACCCACAGCAGATCATTAAATCACCATGGATCAGGCCTGAGGACCTCAAAGAATACAAACATATCACTGACACCTTCAAGATCGGAGGGCGCACTCATTTCGTTAACTGGATCCTCAATGATGTGGAAGCCTACGCAAATGAAAGATATGAGGGTAACCTAATGGACCTGCTGGACAGCATAAAGGATCTCAAAGACACATTTTATATACCAAACAGGGAACTGGATGGTGCCATCGAGCAATGGAAAAAATGTGATAAGGTATGCCACAAATGCGGCTATTGCAAGCGACTTGCTGAAAAGGTCATACACACATATTCCGGAAGTGGAGAAGATATCCGGAAAATTCCACTGGGATCAATAGGAGATAGAATATGAGCATGACACAAGAATTGCTGAAAGCGCGCACATCCCTGGAAAACAACCTGCGGGAACTTTTAGGAGTGCCTGTGTT is part of the Methanococcoides orientis genome and harbors:
- a CDS encoding site-2 protease family protein; this translates as MAKKDSNSGHLDDQQIEALVMNLYGDVHPFFKVYEVGYVDGDIYFYGVPTTDKQTITHSLWGKFGAKGYRFALVSELGEDVLIASPIHEVPERIWVNVVLAIATVFTTMFAGAAMFGVDIFSEPSGFIKGLPFTLAIMFVLGSHEMGHYMAAKMHGMRTSLPYFIPFPTFIGTMGAVIKHRGIIPNRRALFDVAVAGPLVGIVASVIVTFIGLSLPPVEFPSDPGMIMIDIQTPILFDAITRVMGSTSEMMHPVAFAGWVGMLVTVLNLLPSGQLDGGHIMRAMLGERARKVSLMMPMVLGALALYVIFVLEQNGGIWLFWSFFLLLFAMAGHPKPLNDEIILDNKRMALGVLTFILGILCFTLVPLTLVMN
- a CDS encoding DUF126 domain-containing protein — translated: MVTIKIKCRTIARGVAEGEVLLSTDALSFLGNVDPKTGVVVDPSHAIYGQCIKDKILVFPHGKGSTVGSYVIYQLKKNNVAPAGMINIDSEPIVAVGAIISDIPLVDRLEEDPYEVLSDGDHVKVDSSNGYIEIPEK
- a CDS encoding aconitase X → MHLTKEEERTLNGEDGETLQKAMEILVALGDIYGADTLIPVKSAQIAGVSYKTIGDAGLEWISDLNGKVKVPSILNPAGMDMQRWKDMGIEPDFAEKQVEVIKAYESLGIRSMCTCTPYYLEGFSATYGDHLAWSESSAVSYANSVIGARTNREGGPSALSAALVGKTANYGYHLDENRVPTVSVTVECELSGSDYGALGYLAGKYVGNRVPIFYMASTPTSDNLKALGAAMAASGAVALYHVEDITPEAQKVSFANPEDRIIIERSQIDEVYEEVIGGTDDLECDIAAVGCPHCSADELENIARLLEGKGIDKELWVCTSREVAEKNAELVKQIEQSGAKVLCDTCMVVSPATEGHNCMMVNSGKALAYVPGMCKVAAKIGSLEECIKKVGGDN
- a CDS encoding UbiD family decarboxylase produces the protein MSFRDFIDHLRASDRLVEVTDPVSKVFEAPRLAKKSNGPILFHDIDGQKSIMNLLGSRDELADMFGVPKDGIIQRLSEVRPDGEVKIVDSSPTQEVITDEVDLTKLPLMTHFEKDGGPYITAGVVVSEYDGMMNASIHRLMVVGKDKLAARLVPPRHSFVLHKKACENNEPLPVAIVLGADPVITFASTTRVPAGKEFEYAAALRGAPVELFECENGVKVPHAEIILEGYVDPVERVDEGPFVDITGTYDLVRKEPVIHITKIMHRRDPIYHGILPAGPEHLLMMGVPYEPKIYNAVSEVTTVKNVVLTEGGCCYLHAVVQIEKQTEGDAKNAIMAAFAAHTSLKHVVIVDEDIDIFDMQDVEFAIATRVKGDSDMMIIPNVRGSSLDPRGAPDGTTTKVGIDATKVLAEKENFERAKMPE
- a CDS encoding DUF5806 family protein; the protein is MNKYEKFTKLENKSYSDVTRFLKQTTHLTAREWIIARLCADFKNLSNRSEMTWIGQNLPDLVPFVDEPYTRQEVSNAHAAFKHKVQRSGTTFFYAYYAGLISKEEMILIIHKIVADLQKLIETENGEVSDEHMTDVQMLVAEALHRINESLDLD
- a CDS encoding ABC transporter permease codes for the protein MRLYSVVLKDIFRRKNKLAIAILGVIVATSAIVAVVTTFSAATDSLYEESANFGANIIVRPQTESIPLIAGSTSMGSISTGENYIEQSEITRIYDIENNANLAVVAPRLYGVAESGEGNIIVMGVDLEQEKILKSWWNINGEWLSDPEGMQVLLGKDIATPLGLTTGSTLVLEKNGIIMDLEVKGIIESTGGEEDGYIVMPLLLSQKLFDKEGKVSSIEIRALCNDCPVSEMSRQIEEILPGVEARAMSQIVQSEMAMIEHTRTSAMAVSFITLLVSTLTVASTMLASVNEKIREIGIMRAIGANDRQVITMLFIEGAVIGMIGGGIGFSSGTLLSYSIAPLLNFAEPSPMWVLLPLVTGISVAVGLVASILPAKRALKIDPAEVLRSV
- a CDS encoding ABC transporter ATP-binding protein — its product is MSDGSIQVKGLKKSYRIGSSDVEVLHNIDMDIKSGEFVSVMGQSGSGKTTLMNLIGMLDRPTGGSILIDGVDVTRKSQKELVDHRRKTVGFVFQQFHLIQSLTAYENVALPLVFAGEKEQNRIKEALERVNLSHRHDHKPSELSGGEQQRVAIARALVMGPKILLADEPTGALDKETGEMIISLLRSLRSEMTVVMITHNHDLAAMSDRIINLQDGKIKE
- a CDS encoding Fe-S-containing protein; translation: MNSKLAGFIILVTVAVVFGAGCLDNDAQTTASAIPVTATWIEPQVIDNTVTIPVQTINKSINTHFKVTTPAGEIAVMAYMLGDDIIVRSNVCPPCGSIGFSLDRDILVCDACRTTFDAETGQGIQGACVDYPKESIPYTVSGGNVVMEMDDIVIAHTNTVQRG
- a CDS encoding universal stress protein, which produces MKLLLPTDGSTYSRNAAKVAGRIATKHNAEIVIVHVVEDKGLGRKTWRETGAEQVISSIKEELVSMGCEASKLHAEIVDGNAPEKIVKTARLHSVDRIIIGTRGQTGIKKIMGSVTQKVLQMSDILVLVVPPDYKM
- a CDS encoding sugar phosphate isomerase/epimerase family protein, with the translated sequence MMIGASSFAGELRELDDHVQSVELYMPKLGVYEGSALQKDRLDKVLDELSTCDLQTSMHAHYFADVPTYPKELVVDTASMEKAHFSLMEECIGIAGMLGTKAVVLHPGRVGDDRGISLGRMISNLRQLSAFASENNVMLGLENKEATDPGNLCCEAEELLKVVDAVDSPNLGVTFDVGHANLTCGGDPEKLADFVKTISEHVVHVHLHDNYGFWTSNYDGDEHMAPGSGNIDYSVLEGLKNYNGIFNLEVFSLDDVLAGKKVIGKYVMP
- a CDS encoding peptidase U32 family protein — translated: MKLYVPHIGHFEGLEELLAGSDNIYAVYMAGSPEYVGTGRTNLSAPKLDEIAQQTEYAHSKGVKMEIVLNSSCMGGQHLTPEGYRAIDWYFDKLNSIGIDSITVADPYLVEMLAKDYDMDVVVSVLSFVDTPQKAEFYEQLGATTIVVDPAVNRHFDKLEAIKDTVSCKLKLLVNEACLYQCPFRYAHFNFFSHANGPGPKPNVLDDYYYYKCLSLRIKDPQQIIKSPWIRPEDLKEYKHITDTFKIGGRTHFVNWILNDVEAYANERYEGNLMDLLDSIKDLKDTFYIPNRELDGAIEQWKKCDKVCHKCGYCKRLAEKVIHTYSGSGEDIRKIPLGSIGDRI